In one window of Anser cygnoides isolate HZ-2024a breed goose chromosome 3, Taihu_goose_T2T_genome, whole genome shotgun sequence DNA:
- the ACAT2 gene encoding acetyl-CoA acetyltransferase, cytosolic, whose product MSADPVVFVSAVRTAVGSFNGALSALPAHELGAAAIREALRRAGLAPEEVSEVVLGQVLAAGAGQNPVRQASVGAGIPYSVPAWSCQMICGSGLKAVCLGAQSIMTEEASIVVAGGMESMSKAPHVIHMRAGVKMGEASLQDSIIRDGLTDAFYQYHMGITAENVANQWQISRGEQDQFAVQSQNRAEAAQKAGYFTKEIVPVLVPSKKGPIEVKTDEHPRHGSNLETMAKLKPCFLTDGTGTVTAANASGINDGAAVVILMKKSEAARRGLMPLARVVSWAQTGIDPSVMGVGPISAIRKAIDKAGWTLDQVDLFEINEAFASLSVAIVKELKVNPEKVNIHGGAIALGHPLGASGCRILVTLLHALERTGGKRGIAALCIGGGMGIAMCVER is encoded by the exons ATGAGCGCAGACCCCGTGGTGTTCGTGTCGGCCGTCAGGACCGCCGTCG GCTCCTTCAACGGCGCCCTGTCCGCGCTGCCGGCACACGAGCTGGGCGCCGCCGCCATCCGTGAGGCGCTGCGGCGGGCCGGGCTGGCCCCCGAGGAGGTGTCGGAGGTGGTCCTGGGCCAGGTGCTGGCCGCAG GTGCTGGTCAGAACCCTGTTCGGCAGGCAAGTGTTGGTGCAGGAATCCCTTACTCTGTGCCTGCATGGAGCTGCCAGATGATCTGTGGGTCTGGCTTGAAAGCGGTATGTCTGGGTGCCCAGTCCATAATGACAGAAGAGGCCAGCATTGTGGTTGCAGGAGGAATGGAAAGTATGAGCAAG GCACCTCATGTAATTCACATGCGAGCTGGGGTGAAAATGGGAGAGGCTTCCCTGCAAGATAGCATAATCCGTGATGGCCTCACAGATGCTTTTTATCAGTATCACATGGGTATAACAG CTGAAAATGTGGCCAATCAGTGGCAAATTAGCAGAGGGGAACAGGACCAGTTTGCTGTACAGTCACAAAacagggcagaggcagcacagaaagctggctattttacaaaagaaattgTTCCTGTTCTTGTACCTTCTAAAAAAG GTCCCATAGAAGTTAAAACAGACGAACACCCTCGGCATGGGAGCAACTTGGAAACAATGGCAAAGTTAAAGCCCTGTTTTCTGACAGATGGAACTGGGACGGTAACAGCAGCTAATGCTTCAG GTATAAACGACGGAGCTGCAGTTGTAATTCTAATGAAGAAATCAGAAGCTGCTAGGAGAGGTCTTATGCCTTTGGCTCGGGTTGTGTCCTGGGCTCAGACAGGTATAGATCCATCTGTAATGGGAGTAGGGCCCATTTCAGCAATAAGGAAAGCT ATTGACAAAGCTGGGTGGACTCTGGACCAAGTTGACTTGTTTGAAATTAACGAAGCCTTTGCATCACTGTCTGTTGCAATAGTAAAAGAATTGAAAGTAAACCCAGAAAAG GTCAACATCCATGGTGGAGCTATTGCTCTTGGCCACCCTCTTGGTGCCTCGGGTTGTCGCATCCTTGTTACTCTTCTACATGCCCTGGAAAGAACAGGTGGAAAGCGTGGCATTGCTGCTCTCTGTATAGGAGGAGGAATGGGAATAGCTATGTGCGTTGAGAGATGA